The Streptomyces sp. NBC_01197 genome window below encodes:
- a CDS encoding quaternary amine ABC transporter ATP-binding protein, translating into MSRLQADRLYKVFGRRPDEAVRKLENGTGRDELRGEGTTAAVIDASFTVEPGNIFVVMGLSGSGKSTLLRMLNGLLEPTSGRVLFDGQDLTALSDSELREVRSKKISMVFQHFALFPHRSVLENAGYGLEVQGVPRAERDKRAAEALEMTGLAGWENSWPDELSGGMQQRVGLARALATDADLLLMDESFSALDPLIRRDMQDQLLELQKRLKKTIVFITHDLNEAMRLGDSIAVMRDGEIVQLGTAEDILITPANDYVASFTKDVDRTRVLTAAAMMTDDHRPDAGTCGCETVTPDTTFADLCGVSARVPHDVTVKNTKGDIVGVVQQSRLIGFLGEYAEPPLACDAAPKNKAVASA; encoded by the coding sequence GTGTCCAGGCTGCAAGCCGACCGCTTGTACAAAGTGTTCGGCAGACGACCCGATGAAGCCGTGCGGAAACTCGAGAACGGCACCGGCCGCGATGAGCTGCGCGGTGAAGGGACGACTGCTGCGGTCATCGACGCATCCTTCACCGTCGAGCCGGGCAACATCTTCGTGGTCATGGGTCTCTCCGGATCCGGCAAGTCCACGCTGCTGCGCATGCTCAACGGCCTCCTTGAACCGACGTCGGGCCGGGTGCTCTTCGACGGACAGGACCTGACCGCCCTCAGCGACAGCGAGCTGCGCGAGGTGCGCTCGAAGAAGATCAGCATGGTCTTCCAGCACTTCGCTCTCTTCCCCCACCGCAGTGTCCTGGAGAACGCCGGCTACGGCCTGGAGGTCCAGGGTGTGCCCCGTGCGGAGCGCGACAAGCGGGCGGCCGAGGCCCTGGAGATGACGGGTCTCGCGGGCTGGGAGAACTCCTGGCCCGACGAGCTGTCCGGCGGTATGCAGCAGCGGGTGGGCCTGGCCCGCGCGCTCGCCACCGACGCCGACCTGCTGCTGATGGACGAGTCCTTCAGCGCGCTCGACCCGCTGATCCGCCGCGATATGCAGGATCAGCTCCTCGAACTGCAGAAGCGGCTGAAGAAGACCATCGTCTTCATCACCCACGACCTCAACGAGGCCATGCGCCTCGGCGACAGCATCGCGGTCATGCGCGACGGTGAGATAGTCCAGCTCGGCACCGCCGAGGACATCCTCATCACGCCGGCCAACGACTACGTCGCCTCCTTCACCAAGGACGTGGACCGCACGCGCGTCCTCACCGCCGCGGCGATGATGACCGACGACCACCGCCCCGACGCGGGCACCTGCGGTTGCGAGACCGTCACCCCCGACACGACCTTCGCCGACCTGTGCGGCGTGAGCGCGCGTGTCCCGCACGACGTGACCGTGAAGAACACCAAGGGCGACATCGTCGGTGTCGTCCAGCAGTCCCGTCTCATAGGATTCCTCGGCGAGTACGCCGAGCCCCCGCTGGCCTGCGACGCAGCCCCCAAGAACAAGGCGGTCGCCAGTGCCTAG
- a CDS encoding diacylglycerol kinase family protein, translated as MTSEITLFVNPTAGRGRGAHAAQPAASALRDAGFSVRTVLGSDAPDALRRAREAVRGGTGALIAVGGDGMISLALQAVAGTRTPLGVVAVGTGNDFARGLRLPVRDPAAAGRSVAAALKGGNIREIDLGRVVRSDGSGPGDGAGQGNGADPGDRADDTGLRPAGARWFGSVLAAGFDSRVNDRGNRMRRPAGRLKYDLAMVAELAAFRPLPYRLVLDGGPAREIEATLVAVGNGPSYGGGMKICAGAELDDGLLDITVVGACSRATLVRVFPKVYRGTHLSHPAVTSYRVRRIELRAAGITGYADGEPLGPLPLTAECVPRAVRVIGC; from the coding sequence GTGACCAGCGAGATCACCCTCTTCGTCAATCCCACCGCAGGACGCGGCCGGGGCGCGCACGCCGCGCAGCCGGCCGCTTCCGCGTTGCGGGACGCAGGTTTCTCCGTACGCACGGTGCTCGGCAGCGACGCGCCCGACGCGCTGCGCCGGGCGCGGGAGGCGGTGCGGGGCGGGACCGGCGCCCTGATAGCCGTCGGCGGGGACGGCATGATCAGCCTTGCCCTCCAGGCCGTGGCGGGCACCCGCACCCCGCTGGGCGTGGTCGCCGTCGGAACCGGCAACGACTTCGCCCGCGGGCTCCGGCTGCCGGTACGGGATCCGGCCGCAGCGGGCCGCTCGGTGGCCGCGGCCCTCAAGGGCGGGAACATCAGGGAGATCGACCTCGGCCGGGTCGTCCGGAGCGACGGTTCCGGTCCGGGCGATGGTGCAGGTCAGGGGAACGGTGCGGATCCGGGTGACCGTGCGGACGACACCGGGCTCCGGCCGGCCGGGGCGCGCTGGTTCGGGAGCGTGCTCGCCGCCGGATTCGACTCGCGGGTCAACGACCGGGGCAACCGGATGCGCCGGCCCGCGGGCCGGCTGAAGTACGACCTGGCGATGGTCGCCGAACTGGCCGCCTTCCGGCCGCTCCCGTACCGGTTGGTGCTCGACGGGGGACCCGCGCGCGAGATCGAGGCCACGCTCGTCGCCGTCGGCAACGGACCGTCGTACGGCGGGGGCATGAAGATCTGTGCCGGCGCGGAGCTGGACGACGGGCTCCTCGACATCACGGTGGTCGGTGCCTGCTCCCGCGCCACCCTGGTCAGGGTCTTCCCGAAGGTCTACCGGGGCACCCACCTGAGCCATCCGGCGGTCACCTCGTACCGGGTGCGCAGGATCGAGCTGCGGGCCGCCGGGATCACGGGGTACGCGGACGGTGAGCCGCTGGGCCCGCTGCCGCTGACCGCCGAGTGCGTGCCGCGCGCGGTCCGGGTCATCGGCTGTTGA
- the tatA gene encoding Sec-independent protein translocase subunit TatA yields MFGRLGAPEIILILVVIVLLFGAKKLPDMARSLGKSARILKSEAKAMKSEGQQTAPADPPQDTNAQTDVPRTIQAAPGDVTSARPVTEPSDSTKR; encoded by the coding sequence ATGTTCGGAAGGCTCGGCGCCCCCGAGATCATCCTGATCCTCGTCGTCATCGTCCTGCTGTTCGGCGCGAAGAAGCTTCCGGACATGGCCCGTTCGCTGGGCAAGTCCGCCCGCATCCTCAAGAGCGAGGCCAAGGCGATGAAGTCGGAAGGCCAGCAGACCGCCCCGGCCGACCCGCCGCAGGACACCAACGCCCAGACCGACGTCCCGCGTACGATCCAGGCAGCTCCGGGAGACGTGACCAGCGCCCGTCCCGTGACCGAGCCGTCGGACTCGACCAAGCGCTGA
- a CDS encoding siderophore-interacting protein has product MAEAPARKTPKAHEAQVVRTERITPHMVRLVLAGEGLDAFDASEFTDHYIKVLFAPEGVSYSEPFDMARIREEFPREQWPVTRTYTVRSWDPALREMVVDFVVHGTEGLAGPWAAAARPGDTMRFLGPGGGYAPDPAADWHLLAGDESALPAIAAAVERMPAGAVVHAFVEVSGPDEEQKIAAPDGVEVRWLHRGTRPAGEALTAAVRALDFPAGEVSAFVHGEAGCVKELRRHLRLDRGVPREQLSISGYWRLGQNDETWRAAKREWNAQVEAEQEQAG; this is encoded by the coding sequence GTGGCGGAAGCACCGGCCCGTAAGACACCGAAGGCCCACGAGGCGCAGGTGGTCCGTACCGAGCGGATCACCCCGCACATGGTCCGTCTGGTCCTCGCCGGTGAGGGGCTGGACGCGTTCGACGCATCGGAGTTCACCGACCACTACATCAAGGTGCTCTTCGCGCCCGAGGGCGTGAGCTACTCGGAACCGTTCGACATGGCCCGGATCCGCGAGGAGTTCCCACGCGAGCAGTGGCCGGTCACCCGGACATACACGGTGCGGTCCTGGGATCCGGCGCTGCGCGAGATGGTGGTCGACTTCGTCGTGCACGGCACCGAAGGTCTCGCCGGTCCATGGGCGGCCGCCGCGCGCCCCGGCGACACGATGCGCTTCCTCGGTCCCGGCGGCGGCTACGCCCCGGACCCAGCCGCCGACTGGCACCTGCTGGCCGGCGACGAGAGCGCGCTGCCCGCCATCGCGGCAGCGGTGGAGCGGATGCCGGCGGGCGCCGTGGTGCACGCGTTCGTGGAGGTGTCGGGCCCCGACGAGGAGCAGAAGATCGCGGCGCCGGACGGCGTCGAGGTGCGCTGGCTGCACCGCGGCACCCGCCCGGCGGGCGAGGCGCTGACCGCCGCGGTGCGGGCTCTGGACTTCCCGGCCGGTGAGGTCAGCGCCTTCGTGCACGGCGAGGCGGGCTGCGTGAAGGAGCTGCGGCGCCATCTGCGGCTGGACCGGGGAGTCCCCCGTGAGCAGCTGTCCATCTCGGGCTACTGGCGGCTGGGACAGAACGACGAGACCTGGCGCGCGGCGAAGCGCGAGTGGAACGCCCAGGTGGAGGCGGAACAGGAGCAGGCGGGCTGA
- the tatC gene encoding twin-arginine translocase subunit TatC, with translation MLVSARNKEKDSEGRMPLVEHLRELRNRLAKGLLGIVVVTIAAAFFYRHIIEFFTNPVLHAVGCETSFSELAHKRDGTCARIVLNGLLTPFTLALKVSLMSGVVLSSPIWLYQLWAFIAPGLHKHERKYTVGFVAAGFPLFLAGGFFAYKTLPTMAKVLLQLSPAHLDNQLPLDDLLDLITRMVVVFGLSFELPLLLVMLNFVGIITGKRMAGWWRGMIMGITVFAAVATPSTDPLSMLALAGPIWVLYGFATVIALLNDRRKAQRAAAGPGDDEASDLDLTPADIGEVETVPASRVPGQAGSETDGSKPSGLGGYDDVT, from the coding sequence TTGCTCGTGTCTGCCCGCAATAAGGAGAAGGACTCCGAGGGGCGCATGCCCCTCGTTGAGCACCTGCGTGAGCTGCGCAACCGGCTGGCCAAGGGCCTGCTGGGGATCGTTGTCGTCACGATCGCGGCTGCCTTCTTCTACAGGCACATCATTGAATTCTTCACCAACCCGGTGCTGCACGCGGTGGGCTGCGAGACGAGTTTCTCGGAGCTCGCCCACAAGAGGGACGGGACCTGCGCACGGATCGTCCTGAACGGTCTTCTCACGCCGTTCACGCTCGCCCTCAAGGTCTCCTTGATGTCGGGTGTGGTGCTCTCATCGCCGATCTGGCTCTATCAGCTCTGGGCCTTCATCGCGCCGGGCCTGCACAAGCACGAGCGCAAGTACACGGTCGGCTTCGTTGCCGCGGGCTTCCCGCTCTTCCTGGCCGGCGGCTTCTTCGCGTACAAGACGCTCCCCACGATGGCGAAGGTCCTTCTCCAGCTCTCCCCGGCCCATCTCGACAACCAGCTGCCTCTCGACGACCTGCTCGACCTGATCACCCGCATGGTGGTCGTCTTCGGGCTCTCCTTCGAGCTGCCGCTGCTGCTCGTCATGCTGAACTTCGTCGGGATCATCACCGGCAAGCGGATGGCCGGCTGGTGGCGCGGCATGATCATGGGCATCACGGTCTTCGCCGCGGTCGCCACGCCCAGCACCGACCCGCTGAGCATGCTGGCGCTCGCCGGGCCCATCTGGGTCCTGTACGGCTTCGCCACCGTCATCGCCCTGCTGAATGACCGCCGCAAGGCGCAGCGTGCCGCAGCGGGCCCGGGCGACGACGAGGCATCCGACCTCGACCTCACCCCGGCGGACATAGGAGAGGTCGAGACCGTGCCCGCCTCCCGGGTACCGGGGCAGGCCGGCAGTGAGACGGACGGTTCCAAGCCCAGCGGTCTGGGCGGTTACGACGACGTGACCTGA
- a CDS encoding RluA family pseudouridine synthase → MRRKTSRLPGPLPQREGIDAVRLRLPVEGAWTTVGEHLAERLPGGAAEVDAMLRKGAFVGVDGPVRADTPYLPGASVWFHRDFPDEVRVPFPIEVRYRDEHIVVADKPHFLATTPRGRHITQTALARLRKELGLPALSPAHRLDRLTAGLVLFSVRPEERGAYQTLFRDRKVRKEYEGVAPYRAGLELPHVSRSRIEKVPGIVAAFETPGEPNSETRIEPAGRKGDLARYRLTPVTGRTHQLRVHMNALGVPLLGDPFFPVVTDPPPDDFRRPLQLLARVLEFTDPVTGAEHHFESGRSLLAWTAYDQWATGR, encoded by the coding sequence ATGAGACGCAAGACATCCCGGCTTCCGGGTCCCCTGCCCCAGCGCGAGGGTATCGACGCGGTGCGGCTGCGGCTTCCCGTGGAGGGTGCGTGGACCACCGTCGGGGAACACCTGGCCGAGCGGCTGCCGGGCGGCGCCGCCGAGGTCGACGCCATGCTGCGGAAGGGCGCATTCGTCGGGGTGGACGGGCCGGTCCGGGCCGACACCCCTTATCTGCCGGGCGCCTCGGTCTGGTTCCACCGGGACTTCCCCGACGAGGTGCGCGTGCCGTTCCCCATCGAGGTGCGCTACCGCGACGAGCACATTGTCGTCGCCGACAAACCGCACTTCCTGGCCACCACCCCGCGGGGCAGGCACATCACCCAGACCGCGCTGGCGCGGCTCCGCAAGGAGCTCGGGCTGCCCGCGCTGAGTCCGGCCCACCGGCTGGACCGGCTGACCGCTGGGCTGGTGCTGTTCTCCGTGCGGCCCGAGGAGCGCGGGGCGTACCAGACGCTGTTCCGGGACCGGAAAGTACGCAAGGAGTACGAGGGAGTCGCCCCGTACCGGGCCGGTCTCGAACTGCCGCACGTCTCACGCAGCCGCATCGAGAAGGTGCCCGGCATCGTCGCCGCATTCGAGACGCCCGGCGAGCCGAACAGCGAGACCCGGATCGAACCTGCAGGCCGCAAGGGAGATCTCGCCCGCTACCGGCTCACCCCCGTCACCGGCCGTACGCACCAACTGCGCGTCCATATGAACGCGCTGGGCGTCCCGCTGCTGGGCGATCCGTTCTTCCCGGTGGTCACCGACCCGCCGCCGGACGACTTCCGCCGGCCGCTGCAACTCCTCGCCCGCGTACTGGAGTTCACCGACCCGGTCACCGGCGCCGAGCACCACTTCGAGAGCGGCCGTTCGCTCCTGGCCTGGACGGCGTACGACCAGTGGGCGACAGGCCGCTGA
- a CDS encoding helix-turn-helix transcriptional regulator: protein MATNAIDQTRRMLSLVTYLRERPGARVGDVARAFGITEDELISDLDVLPMCGTSFRGGDLLDIDTDGESIWWHNADDVAAPLRLAADEATALLVAARAVATLPGLREGDRQALLRATAKLEAAAGEVAGASSRLSVTFESEGGVFADVDRAISERRRLWLRYYSPARDELTEREVDPIRLFAVGHTYMEAWCYLSEARRTFRLDRVAAIRLLDEPSAPPELELRDLSAGLVQPAAEDPEVVVETGPGGRWVAEYYPHDSAEELADGGLRITLRTPDPASLRRLALRLGRDGRIVSPGDLAASAQLAAREALAAYDGQE from the coding sequence GTGGCTACGAACGCGATCGACCAGACCCGCCGGATGCTGTCCCTGGTGACCTATCTGCGTGAGCGCCCCGGCGCCCGTGTCGGGGATGTCGCGCGGGCCTTCGGCATCACCGAGGACGAGCTGATCTCGGACCTGGACGTGCTGCCCATGTGCGGGACGAGCTTCCGCGGCGGCGACCTCCTCGACATCGACACCGACGGTGAGTCCATCTGGTGGCACAACGCCGACGACGTCGCCGCGCCGCTGCGGCTCGCCGCCGACGAGGCCACGGCCCTGCTGGTGGCCGCGCGTGCGGTGGCGACCCTGCCGGGGCTCCGTGAGGGCGACCGGCAGGCGCTGCTGCGGGCCACCGCGAAGCTGGAGGCCGCGGCCGGCGAGGTGGCGGGCGCCAGCTCCCGGCTCTCGGTGACCTTCGAGTCCGAGGGCGGGGTGTTCGCCGACGTCGACCGGGCCATCTCGGAGCGGCGTAGGCTCTGGCTGCGCTACTACTCGCCGGCGCGCGACGAGCTCACTGAGCGCGAGGTCGACCCGATCAGGCTCTTCGCCGTCGGCCATACGTACATGGAGGCCTGGTGCTACCTCTCCGAGGCCCGGCGCACCTTCCGGCTGGACCGGGTCGCCGCGATCCGGCTGCTCGACGAGCCCTCCGCGCCGCCCGAGCTCGAACTGCGCGATCTGTCGGCGGGGCTCGTCCAGCCCGCGGCCGAGGACCCCGAGGTCGTGGTCGAGACCGGCCCGGGCGGCCGCTGGGTCGCCGAGTACTACCCCCACGACAGCGCGGAGGAACTCGCCGACGGCGGGCTGCGCATCACCCTGCGCACCCCCGACCCCGCCTCGCTGCGCAGGCTCGCCCTGCGGCTCGGCCGGGACGGGCGCATCGTCTCGCCGGGTGACCTGGCGGCCAGCGCACAGCTCGCGGCCCGTGAGGCGCTCGCAGCCTATGACGGGCAGGAGTAG
- a CDS encoding helix-turn-helix transcriptional regulator produces the protein MAIAKAERLMNLALCLLGTRRPLSKRELRGSIEAYLEAGSDESFNRMFERDKDDLRELGLVIETVESLDGDAGYLARRDSNRLPPVALDAEEAAALGLAAKVWQQARLAGAASGALQKLRAAGMPEAEDPYAVQHGALEPRIPVHEAAFEPLMLACRDRRPVVFDYRKANAARPEARQVEPWTLECWRGHWYLAGWDRERGAERVFRLSRITGKVRARPGAFTADVPDVVTVRETVETWAGETATRSARIRLRSGAGYPLRSRATAVRELGDGWDELEIPYGHGLDAWLVEFGPDVIVLEPADLRADVVDRLRAVAKD, from the coding sequence ATGGCGATTGCCAAGGCCGAGCGGCTCATGAATCTGGCGCTGTGCCTGCTCGGAACCAGGCGGCCCCTCAGCAAGCGTGAACTGCGGGGGTCCATCGAGGCGTATCTGGAAGCGGGATCGGACGAGTCGTTCAACCGGATGTTCGAACGGGACAAGGACGATCTGCGTGAACTCGGCCTGGTCATCGAGACGGTCGAGAGTCTGGACGGGGACGCCGGATACCTGGCCCGCCGCGACAGCAACAGGCTCCCCCCGGTCGCGCTCGACGCCGAGGAGGCCGCGGCGCTCGGACTGGCCGCCAAGGTCTGGCAGCAGGCGCGGCTGGCCGGCGCCGCCAGCGGCGCCCTGCAGAAACTCCGGGCCGCCGGAATGCCCGAGGCCGAGGACCCGTACGCCGTGCAGCACGGCGCGCTGGAGCCGCGCATCCCGGTGCACGAGGCCGCGTTCGAGCCGCTGATGCTGGCCTGCCGCGACCGCCGCCCGGTCGTCTTCGACTACCGCAAGGCCAACGCGGCCCGCCCCGAGGCCCGTCAGGTCGAACCCTGGACGCTGGAGTGCTGGCGCGGCCACTGGTATCTCGCGGGCTGGGACCGCGAGCGCGGCGCCGAGCGGGTGTTCCGGCTCTCCCGTATCACCGGCAAAGTCCGTGCCAGGCCCGGTGCGTTCACCGCCGACGTGCCGGACGTGGTGACCGTACGCGAGACCGTGGAGACCTGGGCGGGTGAGACGGCGACCCGCAGCGCGCGGATCCGGCTGCGCTCGGGCGCCGGGTACCCGCTGCGCTCACGCGCCACCGCCGTCCGGGAACTCGGCGACGGATGGGACGAGTTGGAGATTCCGTACGGACACGGTCTGGACGCCTGGCTGGTGGAGTTCGGCCCCGACGTGATCGTGCTGGAGCCCGCGGACCTGCGGGCCGACGTGGTGGACCGGCTGCGCGCCGTGGCCAAGGACTGA
- a CDS encoding DEAD/DEAH box helicase, with translation MTEDLSPAERYAAARIRAVEDATALAPFRGMYDFDLDPFQIEACRALEAGKGVLVAAPTGSGKTIVGEFAVHLALEQGRKCFYTTPIKALSNQKYADLARRYGADKVGLLTGDNSVNADAPVVVMTTEVLRNMLYAGSQALLGLGYVVMDEVHYLSDRFRGAVWEEVIIHLPDSVTLVSLSATVSNAEEFGDWLDTVRGHTEVIVSEHRPVPLWQHVLAGRRMYDLFEESTDHGGRGGAKREVNPDLLRMARQENQRTYNPRDRRRGKMVREADRERERRSRSRIWTPSRAEVIARLDAEALLPAITFIFSRAGCEAAVQQCLYAGLRLNSEEARSTVREIVEERTASIPREDLHVLGYYEWLEGLERGIAAHHAGMLPTFKEVVEELFVRGLVKAVFATETLALGINMPARTVVLEKLVKWNGEQHADITPGEYTQLTGRAGRRGIDIEGHAVVLWQRAMDPGALAGLAGTRTYPLRSSFRPSYNMAVNLVQQFGRHRSRELLETSFAQFQADKSVVGISKQVQKNEEGISGYREGMTCHLGDFEEYARLRRDLKDRETELAKQRAVQRRAAAADALERLRPGDVIHVPTGKFAGLALVLDPGLPAGRANGHRGFEEYDGPRPLVLTAERQVKRLASIDFPVPVEALDRMRIPKSFNAKSPQSRRDLASALRTKAGHIVPDRHRKPRAAAADDREIARLRTELRAHPCHGCDEREDHARWAERYHRLQRDTRQLERRIEGRTNTIARTFDRIYALLTELDYLRGDQSTEHGKRLARLYGELDLLASECLRAGVWEGLSPAELAACASALVFEARQADDAVAPKVPAGAAKTALGEMVRIWGRLDALEEDFKINQTEGVGQREPDLGFAWAAYQWASGRGLDEVLREAEMPAGDFVRWCKQVIDVLGQIAAAAPGEKSTVSRNARKAVDAVRRGVVAYSSVG, from the coding sequence ATGACCGAGGACCTTTCGCCCGCTGAGCGTTATGCAGCCGCCCGCATCCGCGCCGTCGAGGACGCCACTGCGCTGGCCCCCTTCCGCGGCATGTACGACTTCGATCTCGATCCGTTCCAGATCGAGGCGTGCCGGGCCCTGGAGGCGGGCAAGGGTGTGCTCGTCGCGGCACCCACCGGCTCGGGCAAGACGATCGTCGGCGAGTTCGCCGTGCACCTGGCCCTGGAGCAGGGCCGCAAATGCTTCTACACCACCCCGATCAAGGCCCTGTCCAACCAGAAGTACGCGGACCTGGCGAGGCGGTACGGGGCGGACAAGGTCGGCCTGCTCACCGGTGACAACAGCGTGAACGCCGACGCCCCGGTGGTCGTCATGACCACCGAGGTCCTGCGGAACATGCTGTACGCCGGCTCGCAGGCGCTCCTGGGGCTCGGCTATGTGGTGATGGACGAGGTGCACTACCTCTCCGACCGCTTCCGCGGCGCCGTGTGGGAGGAAGTGATCATCCACCTGCCGGATTCGGTGACCCTGGTGTCGCTCTCCGCCACCGTGTCCAACGCCGAGGAGTTCGGCGACTGGCTGGACACCGTACGCGGCCACACCGAAGTGATCGTCTCCGAGCACCGGCCCGTCCCGCTCTGGCAGCACGTGCTCGCCGGGCGCCGGATGTACGACCTCTTCGAGGAGTCGACGGACCACGGCGGCCGGGGCGGTGCCAAGCGCGAGGTCAACCCGGACCTGCTGCGGATGGCCCGGCAGGAGAACCAGCGCACGTACAACCCGCGGGACCGCCGCCGCGGCAAGATGGTGCGCGAGGCGGACCGCGAGCGCGAGCGGCGCTCCCGCAGCCGGATCTGGACCCCCAGCAGGGCCGAGGTCATCGCCCGGCTCGACGCCGAGGCGCTGCTGCCCGCCATCACCTTCATCTTCAGCAGGGCCGGCTGCGAGGCCGCGGTCCAGCAGTGCCTCTACGCGGGACTGCGGCTCAACTCGGAGGAGGCGCGCTCCACGGTCCGCGAGATCGTCGAGGAGCGCACCGCCTCCATCCCGCGCGAGGATCTCCACGTCCTCGGGTACTACGAGTGGCTGGAAGGCCTGGAGCGGGGCATCGCCGCGCACCACGCCGGGATGCTGCCGACCTTCAAGGAGGTCGTCGAGGAGCTCTTCGTACGAGGGCTCGTGAAGGCCGTGTTCGCGACGGAGACCCTGGCGCTCGGCATCAACATGCCCGCCCGCACGGTGGTCCTGGAGAAGCTCGTCAAGTGGAACGGCGAGCAGCACGCCGACATCACCCCCGGCGAGTACACCCAGCTGACCGGCCGGGCCGGGCGGCGCGGCATCGACATCGAGGGCCACGCCGTGGTGCTCTGGCAGCGCGCCATGGACCCCGGCGCGCTCGCGGGCCTCGCCGGGACCCGCACCTATCCGCTGCGCTCCAGCTTCCGGCCCTCGTACAACATGGCCGTCAACCTGGTGCAGCAGTTCGGCCGGCACCGTTCGCGGGAGCTGCTCGAAACGTCCTTCGCGCAGTTCCAGGCCGACAAGTCGGTCGTCGGGATCTCCAAGCAGGTGCAGAAGAACGAGGAGGGCATCTCCGGCTACCGCGAGGGGATGACCTGCCACCTCGGGGACTTCGAGGAGTACGCGCGGCTGCGCCGCGACCTCAAGGACCGCGAGACGGAGCTGGCCAAGCAAAGGGCCGTGCAGCGGCGGGCCGCCGCCGCCGACGCCCTGGAGAGGCTCAGGCCGGGCGACGTCATCCATGTGCCGACCGGCAAGTTCGCCGGGCTCGCACTGGTTCTGGACCCGGGGCTGCCGGCCGGCCGGGCCAACGGACACCGCGGCTTCGAGGAGTACGACGGGCCCCGGCCGCTGGTGCTCACCGCCGAGCGGCAGGTCAAGCGGCTCGCCTCGATCGACTTCCCGGTGCCCGTCGAAGCCCTGGACCGGATGCGGATCCCGAAGTCGTTCAACGCGAAGTCGCCCCAGTCCAGGCGCGATCTGGCGTCCGCGCTGCGCACCAAGGCCGGACACATCGTGCCCGACCGGCACCGCAAGCCGCGGGCCGCCGCAGCCGACGACCGGGAGATCGCCCGGCTCCGCACCGAGCTGCGCGCGCACCCCTGCCACGGCTGCGACGAGCGCGAGGACCACGCCCGCTGGGCCGAGCGCTACCACCGGCTGCAGCGCGACACCAGGCAGCTGGAGCGACGGATCGAGGGGCGGACCAACACCATCGCCCGCACCTTCGACCGGATCTACGCCCTGCTGACCGAGCTCGACTACCTCAGGGGCGACCAGTCGACCGAGCACGGCAAGCGCCTCGCCCGGCTCTACGGCGAGCTGGACCTGCTGGCGTCGGAGTGTCTGCGCGCCGGTGTCTGGGAAGGCCTCAGCCCCGCCGAACTCGCCGCGTGCGCCTCGGCGCTGGTCTTCGAGGCGCGCCAGGCCGACGACGCCGTCGCGCCCAAGGTCCCCGCCGGTGCGGCGAAGACCGCGCTGGGCGAGATGGTCCGGATCTGGGGCAGGCTCGACGCCCTGGAAGAGGACTTCAAGATCAACCAGACGGAGGGCGTGGGCCAGCGCGAACCCGACCTCGGGTTCGCCTGGGCGGCCTACCAGTGGGCATCCGGCCGGGGCCTCGACGAGGTGCTGCGCGAGGCCGAGATGCCGGCCGGTGACTTCGTCCGCTGGTGCAAGCAGGTCATCGACGTCCTGGGCCAGATCGCGGCGGCGGCCCCCGGCGAGAAGAGCACGGTCTCGCGCAACGCCCGCAAGGCGGTCGACGCGGTGCGGCGGGGCGTGGTGGCGTACAGCTCGGTGGGCTGA
- a CDS encoding 5'-3' exonuclease, whose translation MLLDTASLYYRAYFGVPDTVRAPDGTPVNAVRGLLDFIARLVQDHRPDSLVACWDADWRPQWRVDLIPSYKAHRVAQETEQGPDEEDTPDTLAPQVPMIEQVLDALGIARVGVEGYEADDVIGTLAGRATGPVDIVTGDRDLYQLVDDARGVRVLYPLKGVGNLQLTDEALLREKYGVTGQGYVDLALLRGDPSDGLPGVPGIGEKTAAKLLDAFGDLAGIMAAVDDPASRLTPSQRRKLNEARPYVAVAPKVVRVASDVPLPPFDPALPAEPRDPATLEQQGALWGLGGSLQRLLSTLQD comes from the coding sequence ATGCTCCTCGACACCGCTTCCCTCTACTACCGGGCCTACTTCGGGGTGCCGGACACCGTACGCGCCCCGGACGGCACCCCGGTCAACGCCGTGCGCGGGCTGCTCGACTTCATCGCCCGGCTGGTGCAGGACCACCGCCCGGACTCCCTGGTCGCCTGCTGGGACGCCGACTGGCGCCCCCAGTGGCGGGTCGACCTGATCCCCTCGTACAAGGCACACCGGGTGGCGCAGGAGACGGAACAGGGTCCCGACGAGGAGGACACCCCGGACACCCTGGCCCCGCAGGTCCCCATGATCGAGCAGGTGCTCGACGCCCTGGGTATCGCCCGGGTCGGCGTCGAGGGGTACGAGGCGGACGACGTGATCGGCACCCTCGCCGGCCGTGCCACCGGGCCAGTCGACATCGTCACCGGGGACCGCGACCTCTACCAGCTGGTGGACGACGCACGCGGCGTCAGGGTCCTCTATCCGCTGAAGGGGGTCGGAAATCTCCAGCTCACCGATGAGGCGCTGCTGCGCGAGAAGTACGGGGTGACCGGCCAGGGGTATGTGGATCTGGCGCTGCTGCGGGGCGACCCGAGCGACGGACTGCCCGGCGTCCCGGGGATCGGCGAGAAGACCGCGGCGAAGCTGCTCGACGCGTTCGGTGACCTGGCCGGGATCATGGCCGCGGTCGACGACCCGGCGTCCCGGCTCACCCCGTCGCAGCGCAGGAAGCTGAACGAGGCGCGCCCCTATGTCGCGGTGGCGCCGAAGGTGGTGCGGGTGGCTTCGGACGTACCGCTGCCGCCGTTCGACCCGGCCCTGCCCGCCGAGCCGCGCGATCCCGCCACCCTGGAACAGCAGGGCGCCCTGTGGGGCCTGGGCGGATCACTTCAGCGGCTGCTCTCCACTCTCCAGGACTGA